The Deinococcus reticulitermitis genome has a segment encoding these proteins:
- a CDS encoding aminotransferase class V-fold PLP-dependent enzyme, whose protein sequence is MASPEAAPTEAAHPEASADRAWSYETAAVQTGIARGLGQTIGFPVHAAAAFQFSTLEEAQEEFQTNAGLSYARIQNPTVRALEGRITALEGGTETVALASGQAATLTAILSVCRAGDHVVATSSLFGGSTGLLTNVLPLMGIETTLVSGGPDAVRAALRPQTRLVWAEMISNPSGDVADLAALANLAHAGGALLAIDNTCGGAGYLCAPLAHGADLVAQSLTKWAGGHGSVMGGAVTVGASHDLRRNPIYTDGGDASLLALRGVGALAWRQRWLGASQMGMTLAPHSAFLIAQGLETLALRLGRESATALALAQWLSAHPRVGAVSYAGLEDHPSFPLVGRYLPRGAGAVLTFEVQDPSAFLARVQVLRIAPNLGDVRTLVVHPWTTTHGRIPEAARRAAGVNPGTIRMSVGVEDLADLKADIEQAL, encoded by the coding sequence ATGGCCTCCCCCGAAGCGGCCCCGACTGAGGCAGCACACCCCGAGGCTTCCGCTGATAGGGCGTGGAGCTACGAGACAGCGGCGGTGCAGACCGGTATCGCGCGCGGCCTCGGCCAGACCATCGGCTTCCCGGTGCACGCGGCGGCGGCTTTTCAGTTCAGCACGCTGGAAGAAGCGCAGGAGGAGTTTCAGACGAACGCGGGGCTGAGTTACGCACGCATCCAGAACCCGACGGTGCGTGCCCTGGAAGGCCGGATCACGGCGCTGGAGGGCGGCACGGAGACGGTGGCCCTCGCCAGCGGGCAGGCGGCGACCCTCACCGCGATTCTCAGCGTATGCCGCGCGGGAGACCACGTGGTGGCGACCTCTTCCCTGTTCGGCGGCAGCACCGGCCTGCTCACCAATGTCCTGCCGCTCATGGGCATCGAGACGACGCTGGTCTCCGGCGGCCCGGACGCGGTGCGCGCGGCCCTGCGCCCGCAGACGCGCCTCGTGTGGGCCGAAATGATCTCCAACCCCTCGGGAGACGTGGCGGACCTCGCGGCGCTGGCCAACCTCGCCCACGCGGGGGGCGCGCTGCTCGCCATCGACAACACCTGCGGCGGCGCAGGTTACCTGTGTGCCCCGCTCGCCCACGGCGCCGACCTCGTCGCGCAGTCGCTCACCAAATGGGCCGGAGGGCACGGCAGCGTGATGGGCGGGGCGGTGACCGTGGGGGCCAGCCACGACCTGAGGCGCAACCCGATCTACACCGACGGCGGCGACGCCAGTCTGCTCGCCCTGCGGGGCGTGGGCGCCCTGGCGTGGCGGCAGCGCTGGCTGGGCGCGAGCCAGATGGGGATGACCCTCGCGCCGCACAGCGCCTTCCTGATCGCGCAGGGGCTGGAGACGCTCGCCCTGCGCCTCGGGCGCGAGTCGGCCACGGCGCTGGCCCTCGCGCAGTGGCTCAGCGCTCACCCCCGGGTGGGGGCCGTGAGCTACGCGGGGCTGGAGGACCACCCGAGTTTCCCCCTCGTGGGGCGGTACCTCCCCCGTGGCGCGGGCGCGGTGCTCACCTTCGAGGTCCAGGATCCCTCGGCCTTCCTCGCACGGGTGCAGGTCCTGCGGATTGCCCCCAACCTCGGCGACGTGCGGACGCTGGTGGTCCACCCCTGGACGACCACGCACGGACGAATTCCCGAGGCGGCGCGCCGGGCGGCGGGCGTCAACCCCGGCACCATCCGCATGAGCGTGGGGGTCGAGGACCTCGCCGACCTCAAGGCCGATATCGAGCAGGCGCTGTGA
- a CDS encoding DEAD/DEAH box helicase, translating to MLLPVVGAYVLHARSGEVGTVSGHEGERLTVTWGDGRSARVARHDVRCGLPVGQAVQEQPRSLRPSLGEGHVLELRTLGGREQALVEFWEGAERHWLPWENLLPVWSARSMVEAGVRPPGGFAERFRLRQLALALQHWNRTTGALAQVDIDPLPHQLHLVRRILQSGNLNWLIADDVGLGKTIEVGLLLSALRQQGLRRFLLVVPAGLTRQWQAELRTRFGLGQAVIYGRDFEISDPAQWPLYEVVIGSMDRFKHERHLDLLRQSGRWDMVVFDEAHRLSRSLYGLSYQTSERYHLAAMLRGLTENVLLLSGTPHQGNLDKFEALLELLRPGPVWRERIQQLRMEPQLLSGMVIRNRKADVTDAHGEFIFKGKVTHAVAAPQNEEEQDFDRALRRYLRHGYEASRRGRQSLAIGFVMTIYRKLAASSVAAIEGALERRLRRLQNRLREEAGVSEVGMESEESSPFVEREEEVTGGSTEFFSGETEMLQGLIALARRLRQHDTKLQAFTGTLLGSILRTNPQERVLIFTEYRSTQDYLVAALERLTPGRVDVIHGGQSLEERAASIERFESEGQFLVSTEAGGEGFNLQRRCHILVNYDLPWNPMRLVQRVGRLYRYGQQKPVVVFNLNVQGSLDDEILMQMYGRLEAVAEAMAGVADEYREGLREDIVGELASFLEIEEILAEAAAHTPQRTQARIEEALERARQAAQQQNDLLRFSSGFDPNALQGELPMGEQHLMAFVEGMFAHLGVTVSQKLYGGRVWEIKLTEPLQQQLGLKQNQRVAFDRSVSRTAKALLLDGGSRLLKLLFETAGEYAFGGQIAQAPLQGDGTASAVLRWQDDRGRSLSERYVVLQRQGQGVEVNPPDFSVWLLQPALDEPGEPGMKAEAWPQFEDKLHDLLARGASDELHPAGYDVTGVAWGPVRVTGPEGEVGSGGRLVRS from the coding sequence ATGCTTCTCCCGGTAGTCGGCGCCTACGTCCTGCATGCACGGAGCGGGGAAGTCGGCACCGTGAGCGGCCACGAAGGTGAGCGGTTGACTGTCACCTGGGGAGATGGCCGCTCGGCGCGGGTCGCCCGGCATGACGTCCGCTGTGGCCTCCCGGTGGGTCAGGCCGTGCAGGAACAGCCGCGCAGCCTGCGCCCTTCGCTGGGGGAGGGCCATGTCCTGGAGCTGAGGACCCTGGGTGGACGTGAACAGGCCCTCGTCGAGTTCTGGGAAGGAGCGGAGCGCCACTGGCTGCCCTGGGAAAACCTCCTTCCGGTCTGGAGCGCCCGGTCAATGGTCGAGGCGGGCGTGCGGCCACCGGGCGGATTTGCCGAGCGCTTTCGCCTGCGCCAGCTCGCGCTGGCCCTGCAACACTGGAACCGGACGACGGGAGCGCTGGCACAGGTGGACATCGACCCTCTGCCGCACCAGCTGCACCTCGTGCGCCGCATCCTTCAAAGCGGCAATCTGAACTGGCTGATTGCGGACGACGTTGGCCTGGGGAAAACCATCGAGGTGGGACTGCTTCTCTCTGCGCTGCGGCAGCAGGGGTTGCGGCGCTTCCTGCTGGTCGTGCCCGCGGGCCTGACCCGGCAGTGGCAGGCCGAGTTGCGCACCCGCTTCGGGCTGGGGCAGGCCGTGATCTATGGCCGGGATTTCGAGATCAGCGACCCGGCGCAGTGGCCGCTCTACGAGGTCGTCATTGGTTCGATGGACCGCTTCAAGCACGAACGGCACCTTGATCTGCTGCGACAGTCCGGACGCTGGGACATGGTCGTGTTCGACGAAGCGCACCGGCTCTCACGCAGCCTCTACGGGCTGAGCTATCAGACCTCCGAGCGCTACCACCTGGCCGCCATGCTGCGCGGCCTGACCGAGAACGTCCTGCTGCTCAGCGGCACGCCGCACCAGGGCAACCTCGACAAGTTCGAGGCCCTGCTGGAACTGCTGCGGCCTGGCCCGGTCTGGCGCGAAAGGATCCAGCAGCTCCGGATGGAGCCGCAGCTTCTCTCCGGCATGGTGATCCGCAACCGCAAGGCTGACGTGACCGACGCGCACGGCGAGTTCATCTTCAAAGGCAAGGTCACCCACGCCGTCGCCGCACCGCAGAACGAAGAGGAACAGGATTTCGACCGCGCCTTGCGCCGCTACCTGCGTCACGGCTATGAGGCCAGCCGCCGGGGTAGGCAGAGCCTTGCCATCGGCTTCGTTATGACCATCTACCGCAAACTCGCGGCGTCGAGCGTGGCGGCCATCGAAGGCGCGCTGGAACGGCGGCTGCGGCGCCTCCAGAACCGGCTGCGTGAGGAGGCGGGAGTCAGCGAGGTGGGGATGGAAAGCGAGGAAAGCAGCCCCTTCGTGGAACGCGAGGAGGAGGTAACGGGCGGCAGCACCGAGTTCTTCTCGGGTGAGACGGAGATGCTTCAGGGTCTGATCGCGCTGGCCCGTCGCCTGCGCCAGCACGACACCAAACTCCAGGCCTTCACCGGCACCCTGCTGGGGAGCATCCTCAGAACTAACCCGCAGGAGCGCGTGTTGATCTTCACGGAGTACCGCTCGACCCAGGACTATCTCGTCGCGGCCCTGGAGCGTCTCACGCCAGGCCGGGTGGACGTGATCCATGGCGGACAATCGCTGGAGGAGCGGGCGGCGTCCATCGAGCGCTTTGAAAGTGAAGGGCAATTCCTGGTGTCTACCGAGGCCGGTGGTGAAGGCTTCAACCTCCAGCGGCGCTGCCATATCCTGGTGAACTACGACCTCCCCTGGAATCCGATGCGCCTGGTACAGCGGGTGGGCCGCCTCTACCGCTACGGGCAGCAGAAGCCGGTCGTGGTCTTTAACCTGAACGTGCAGGGGAGCCTCGATGACGAGATCCTGATGCAGATGTATGGCCGCCTGGAGGCGGTGGCCGAGGCAATGGCCGGGGTGGCCGACGAGTACCGCGAGGGTCTGCGCGAGGACATCGTGGGTGAACTCGCCAGCTTCCTGGAAATAGAAGAAATCCTGGCCGAGGCGGCGGCCCACACGCCGCAGCGCACCCAGGCCCGCATTGAGGAAGCGTTGGAGCGCGCCCGCCAGGCCGCTCAGCAGCAGAACGACCTCCTGCGCTTCTCCAGCGGCTTTGACCCGAACGCGCTGCAGGGCGAGCTGCCCATGGGCGAACAGCACCTGATGGCCTTTGTGGAGGGCATGTTCGCCCATCTTGGGGTCACGGTCAGCCAGAAACTTTACGGGGGCCGCGTCTGGGAGATCAAGCTCACGGAACCACTTCAGCAACAGCTTGGCCTCAAGCAGAACCAGCGTGTGGCCTTTGACCGCTCTGTGTCTCGCACTGCGAAAGCCCTTCTTCTCGACGGCGGCTCGCGCCTGCTCAAGCTCCTCTTCGAGACCGCAGGCGAGTACGCCTTCGGAGGGCAGATTGCTCAAGCGCCCCTCCAAGGAGACGGAACCGCCAGCGCGGTGCTGCGCTGGCAGGATGACCGGGGCCGCTCGCTGAGCGAACGCTATGTGGTGTTACAGCGCCAGGGCCAGGGGGTGGAGGTCAATCCGCCGGACTTCAGTGTGTGGCTCCTCCAGCCTGCTCTTGACGAACCGGGCGAACCTGGGATGAAGGCGGAGGCTTGGCCGCAGTTCGAGGACAAGCTGCACGACCTGCTCGCCCGTGGCGCGAGCGACGAATTGCATCCTGCCGGATACGACGTGACCGGAGTGGCGTGGGGGCCTGTGCGGGTGACAGGGCCAGAGGGCGAAGTAGGGAGTGGCGGTCGCCTCGTCCGTTCGTGA